DNA from Coleofasciculus sp. FACHB-1120:
TTACAAAAGTGACGCGGATTGCCTTCGGTTTACCGATGGGGGGTGATTTAGAGTATGCCGATGAGGTGACGCTAGCACGAGCCTTAGAAGGTCGCAGAGAGCTTGATTAGACAAGTAAAACTCCTTCAATGCCTTTCTTAACGGAAAAAAGTAGAATTATCTCTTTCCTCGTTAAGAGGGGAAGTTTGGAGTAGGGTTAGGGTCTGCAATTGATGTTTTTACTTTCCTTGAGATGGCATAGGGGGAGTGATTCAGGATATTAATACTGACTAATCCTTACCCCTTTTTTAAATTAATCAGTAGTTTGATACTAATTGCTAATCCTAATCACCCTATGAGCAAGCAGTTATGAACAGCCAATAAATAATCTCGGTATTCAAGTTAATTAATAGAGTTTCTAACTTAGTTTCTGCTTGACGAAAGCCATAATCTGAGCCAATTGCTTTTTCAATGCCGGAATTTCAGCCACTTGTTCCTTCAATCCCTTAATTTCAGCCTGCATTGCCGCCATTTTTTCATTTAATGCCTTAATTTCAGCAGATGCATCTGTAGAGCCAGCAACAACTGCGGTTGTCTGAGCAGAAGGTTTTCCAGCTTGTGGGCGTGGTAATTTGGCTTTAGCGATCGCCGACTGGATTGCCTGATTTAAGTGCTTCTCATTGAAAGGCTTCTCTAGAAATTCAAAATACTCAAACGGTTCTGAGAGTTTCTCCATCACCTCTGCTTTCCGCCCAGAGATTACTACTAAGGGAATCATCTGGAGTTCGGGTGAAGCTTGAAGTTGTCCAAAGACTTCCCAACCGCTCATCCGAGGCAGAATCCAATCCAAAATAATTACATTCGGACGTTCTTGGCGGATGAGATTGAGTCCCTCTTCGCCATCTTTTGCTTCTAAAACTTGAAAGGTTCCCGGAGGCAACATTTCGGGCAATGAAGCCCGAATGACTTTAGCATCATCAACAATCAGGATTTTTTGAGTTACGGCTCCGGCTTTCTGAGCGGCGGGAGCTGTTGGGCTGCCTTTACCGGCTGGGGCTGTTTGGGCAGCAGGCGCAGCAGCTTGTCGCCGGGGCAGTTTCGCCTTCGCCATTGCTGATTTCATCGCCTGAATCAGCGTCTTCTGCTCTAGCGGCTTGGCAACAAATTCAAAATACTCAAACGGTTCCGGAATTTTGTGTGTAACTTCTTCTTTACGCCCTGATGTCACCACTAAAGGAATCTTTTGAAGTTCCGGAGAGACTTGAATTTGTTGAAAGACTTCCCAGCTACTGGGTTGAGATGACAGGAAATCCAGCACGATCAAATTTGGGCGTTCTTTTCGGATTAAATTGAGTCCTTCTTGAGAGTCTTTTGCTTCCAGAACTTCAAAGTTGTTCTGGGGCAATAGCTTTCGGACTAGGCTCCGACTGGTGGTGCTGTCATCGATAACCAGGATCTTGTTACTTGGCATAACTAACTCCTAGGAGTGGTGACTGAGGGCATTCCCTGAAACAAGCAACTCAACCGAAAGAACGCCCCGATTACCAGTTCGCTACGTTGGAAAATTGAATGGGGCAGTATCCAACGGGTGAGATTATTCTATAAATGCTAGCGATTACTTCAGCTTTTGTTTAATGAATGTCACAATTTGAGCTAGCTGTTTCTTCAATCCCTCAACCTCACTAGGCACTGCTGCCATTGCAGCCACCTGTTTCTTCAAGGCGTCCATCTCAGCTTGCATCTTGGCAATCTTGGCATTCAACTGCTGAATGTCTGCTGAACCAGCCCCTGAGTCTGGTGGAACGGTCTCCTTAGAGACTGGCTGCGGTGTGGGCGGTACTACCACTGGGCGGTTTCTCGACTTTGCCATTGCTGACTTGATAGCCGCAATTAGTTGCTTCTGGTCAAAAGGCTTGGGTATGAATTCAAAATGTTCAAAAGGTTCGGAGATTTTCTCCGTCACCTCTTCTTTGCGACCAGACATTAAAACTAAAGGAATTGACTGAAGTTCGGGCTTACTTTGAATCTGCTGGAACACTTCCCACCCGCTCATTTTGGGCAAGAGAAAATCTAACATGATCAAGTTCGGGTGCGACTGGTAGATCAGATTCATGCCTTCCAGCCCGTCTTTTGCTTCTAAAATTTCAAAGTTACCCGGAGGTAACATATCTCGTACTGTATTTCTGATTACTCGACTGTCATCAATCACCAGAATTTTGTGACCTGCCACGACTGACTCCTTAGGGGTAATTTAAAGAAAAACTAAAGTTGAGTTGATCCGACTGCTGCTTTGTCGGTAATTTTCAGCTAGATGAGCGGCTAGCAGAAAACTTCCTCGCGTTCCTACCAATCAGGATAATTTGGAATGAGTAGTACAAGTGTGTCTGCGCTACAGAACTATGATTTCTATACCCGATTACGGTAAACCAACGCTAGCGCCGTAATGGGGATTGTCATGAGTGCTTGGTATACAGCAATACAATGGCTTGCCTGATACCCTCACTCTTCGATGGTCTTGATATACATAAACATAAAGCCAAAAAGCCAGCAGCGTGCCTAGTTCTAGATTAATCCGGTCTGAGTTGAAAGGTAAAAAAACTAGAGCAGAATCAGAGTTAGAGTTGAATGCTTTAAGATTTGTATCATAGGACTGACGCATTGCCCAACGACTGTAGAGGCTTTTTTGTGTTCCGCACCGACTAGTCCGCACCGACTATAGAGACAAAGCCGGACGAAAGTAGGCAATATAGCGGTTCTCACTTGAGTGCAATATACACTCGAAACCTCACCCCCAGCCCCTCTCCGTTCACGGAGAGGGGGGAATATTGAACCCATTTCACGGGGAGGGGCTGGGTTAAACCGTACTGCATCCAATAGAGAATTGCTATAGAAATTCTTGTAAGCCCTTGAGTCTACAGGTAAATCGGCTTCAGTTCTGTATTATACGGATGCTTATTGAGCTGGCAGCCCAGAAAAAAACATGAATTTGCCTACCGAAACGAATGCTCGACACATTCAGCCTGATGTACAAGCGTGGAGGTCAGAAATTGAGGCGCTACCGCCTTGGTTGCGACGCTCCATTGGGAAAGCTAGCGACATTTCGACGGTGCAGCGAATTATCAAGCAGCGGCAAAT
Protein-coding regions in this window:
- a CDS encoding response regulator, with the protein product MAKAKLPRRQAAAPAAQTAPAGKGSPTAPAAQKAGAVTQKILIVDDAKVIRASLPEMLPPGTFQVLEAKDGEEGLNLIRQERPNVIILDWILPRMSGWEVFGQLQASPELQMIPLVVISGRKAEVMEKLSEPFEYFEFLEKPFNEKHLNQAIQSAIAKAKLPRPQAGKPSAQTTAVVAGSTDASAEIKALNEKMAAMQAEIKGLKEQVAEIPALKKQLAQIMAFVKQKLS
- a CDS encoding response regulator; amino-acid sequence: MAGHKILVIDDSRVIRNTVRDMLPPGNFEILEAKDGLEGMNLIYQSHPNLIMLDFLLPKMSGWEVFQQIQSKPELQSIPLVLMSGRKEEVTEKISEPFEHFEFIPKPFDQKQLIAAIKSAMAKSRNRPVVVPPTPQPVSKETVPPDSGAGSADIQQLNAKIAKMQAEMDALKKQVAAMAAVPSEVEGLKKQLAQIVTFIKQKLK